A stretch of the Bacillus sp. B-jedd genome encodes the following:
- a CDS encoding flotillin family protein, producing MIDLTLIAIGVAVFIVIALLAVFVTKYKTAGPDEALIVTGSMLGSKNVHIDESGNKIKIIRGGGTFILPVFQQSQPLSLLSSKLEVTTPEVYTEQGVPVMADGVAIIKIGGSISEIATAAEQFLGKATADRENEAKEVLEGHLRSILGSMTVEEIYKNRDKFSQEVQRVASQDLAKMGLVIVSFTIKDVRDKNGYLDSLGKPRIAQVKRDADIATAEAEMETRVKRAEAAKSAKRAELERSTEIAEAEKINQLKVAEFRAEQDAAKARADQAYDLETARSKQQVTEQEMQIKIIERQKQIELEEKEILRRERQYDSEVKKKADADRYSVEQAAAAEKAKQMAEAEANKYRIEAMAKAEAERIRLDGLAKADAVRAQGESDAEIIRLKGLAEAEAKQKIAEAFEQFGQAAVMDMIMKMLPEYAKQVAAPLANIDKISIVDTGSGGANSGANRVTGYATNLMAGLQETLKASSGIDLKELIESYAGKNTLRQGIIEAAVKDEGPKEPVKM from the coding sequence ATGATTGATTTGACATTGATTGCAATAGGTGTAGCGGTATTTATCGTTATAGCGCTTCTGGCTGTATTCGTCACGAAGTATAAAACAGCCGGCCCTGACGAGGCGCTGATTGTTACAGGCAGCATGCTTGGGAGCAAAAACGTCCATATTGATGAGTCCGGCAATAAAATTAAAATTATCCGCGGCGGCGGTACATTCATTTTGCCAGTGTTCCAGCAGTCCCAGCCGCTTAGCCTATTATCGAGCAAGCTTGAGGTAACGACTCCGGAAGTTTACACAGAGCAAGGCGTTCCGGTTATGGCAGACGGCGTCGCGATCATTAAAATTGGCGGATCCATTTCGGAAATCGCCACAGCAGCCGAGCAGTTCCTCGGTAAAGCGACAGCAGACCGTGAGAACGAAGCGAAGGAAGTCCTTGAAGGCCATCTTCGTTCCATCCTCGGGTCAATGACAGTTGAAGAGATTTATAAAAACCGGGATAAATTTTCCCAGGAAGTCCAGCGTGTCGCTTCCCAGGACCTTGCAAAAATGGGTCTTGTCATCGTTTCATTCACCATTAAAGATGTCCGTGACAAAAATGGATACCTTGATTCGCTTGGTAAGCCGCGAATCGCCCAGGTTAAGCGCGATGCCGATATCGCAACGGCCGAGGCAGAAATGGAAACCCGCGTCAAAAGGGCGGAAGCCGCGAAGTCAGCGAAGCGTGCCGAGCTTGAGCGCTCAACTGAAATCGCTGAAGCCGAAAAGATTAACCAACTGAAGGTTGCGGAATTCCGCGCCGAGCAGGACGCCGCGAAAGCCCGCGCCGACCAAGCATACGACCTTGAAACAGCCCGCTCGAAGCAGCAGGTAACCGAGCAGGAAATGCAAATCAAGATCATCGAGCGCCAGAAGCAAATTGAGCTTGAAGAGAAAGAAATCCTGCGTCGTGAGCGCCAATACGATTCAGAAGTCAAGAAAAAGGCCGATGCAGACCGTTACTCGGTTGAGCAAGCGGCAGCAGCTGAAAAGGCGAAGCAAATGGCTGAAGCCGAAGCGAACAAATACCGGATTGAAGCGATGGCAAAAGCGGAAGCCGAGCGCATCCGCCTAGACGGTCTTGCAAAAGCGGACGCTGTCCGCGCGCAGGGTGAATCCGATGCTGAAATCATCCGCCTGAAAGGTCTTGCCGAAGCAGAAGCGAAGCAGAAGATTGCTGAAGCGTTCGAACAGTTCGGCCAGGCAGCCGTTATGGACATGATTATGAAGATGCTTCCTGAATATGCGAAGCAAGTTGCGGCCCCGCTTGCCAACATCGACAAGATTTCCATCGTCGATACGGGTAGCGGCGGTGCCAACAGTGGCGCTAACCGCGTGACAGGCTATGCCACGAATCTTATGGCCGGCCTGCAGGAAACCCTTAA